In one window of Camelus bactrianus isolate YW-2024 breed Bactrian camel chromosome 13, ASM4877302v1, whole genome shotgun sequence DNA:
- the TYW3 gene encoding tRNA wybutosine-synthesizing protein 3 homolog has translation MDRNAEFRRWKAQCLTKADLSRKGSVDEDVVGLVQLLNGREQFFTTSSCAGRIILLDGGINGFEVQKQNCCWLLVTHKPCVKDDVMVALKKADGDAILKFEPLVLHVQCRQLQDAQLLHSVAMDSGFRNSGITVGKRGKTMLAVRSTHGLEVPLSQKGKLMVTEEYIDFLLKIANQKMEENKKRIERFYNCLQHALEKESVTTDSQPKEKFRAKNNSPHTHKKKRNPEKARGKYITEENDKGLENDDNDDPGIGATIFPEDY, from the exons ATGGATCGTAACGCAGAATTCAGGAGATGGAAGGCGCAGTGTCTGACCAAAGCGGATCTCAGCCGGAAGGGCAGTGTGGACGAGGATGTGGTAGGGCTCGTGCAGCTTCTGAATGGTCGAGAACAGTTTTTCACCACCAGTTCCTGCGCTGGCCGCATCATCCTCCTAGACGGG ggtATAAATGGTTTTGAGGTTCAGAAACAAAACTGTTGCTGGCTACTGGTTACACACAAACCTTGTGTGAAAGACGATGTG atGGTAGCTCTGAAGAAAGCAGACGGTgatgccattttgaaatttgaacCACTTGTTCTCCATGTGCAATGTCGACAGTTGCAGGACGCACAGCTGCTG caTTCAGTGGCAATGGATTCTGGTTTCAGGAACTCTGGCATAACAgtgggaaagagaggaaagacTATGTTG GCTGTCCGGAGCACACATGGCTTAGAAGTTCCATtaagccagaaaggaaaactGATGGTGACAGAAGAGTATATCGACTTCCTATTAAAGATAGCAAATcaaaaaatggaggaaaacaaGAAGAGAATTGAAAG GTTTTACAACTGCCTACAACATGCTTTGGAAAAAGAAAGTGTTACAACTGACTCACAGCCCAAAGAGAAATTCAGAGCGAAAAATAACTCACCACATActcataagaagaaaagaaacccaGAAAAAGCACGTGGCAAAtacattactgaagaaaatgataaaggacttgaaaatgatgataatgatgatccAGGAATCGGTGCTACCATCTTCCCTGAAGATTACTGA
- the CRYZ gene encoding quinone oxidoreductase, whose protein sequence is MATGQRLMRAIRVSEFGGPEVLKLQSDVAVPIPEEHQVLIKVQACGVNPVDTYIRSGTYSRKPRLPYTPGLDVAGLIEAVGERVSAFKKGDRVFTTSTVSGGYAEYALAADHTVYKLPEKLDFQQGAAIGVPYFTAYRALLHSACAKAGESVLVHGASGGVGLAACQIARAYGLKVLGTAGTEEGQRVVLQNGAHEVFNHREDNYIDKIKKSVGEKGIDVIIEMLANVNLSNDLNLLSQGGRVIIVGSKGPIEINPRDTMAKESSIKGVTLFSSTKEEFQQFAAALQAGMEIGWLRPVIGSQYPLEKVAQAHEDLTHSSGAAGKMVLLLK, encoded by the exons ATGGCAACTGGACAGAGGTTGATGAGAGCGATTCGAGTTTCTGAATTTGGTGGACCAGAAGTGCTGAAACTCCAGTCGGATGTTGCTGTACCGATTCCAGAAGAACATCAG GTTCTAATCAAAGTGCAAGCCTGTGGTGTGAACCCAGTGGACACATATATTCGCTCTGGTACCTACAGTAGGAAGCCGCGCCTCCCCTATACTCCTGGTTTAGATGTGGCTGGGCTGATAGAAGCTGTTGGAGAGCGTGTATCTGCTTTCAAG AAAGGTGACAGAGTCTTCACCACCAGCACGGTCTCGGGCGGCTATGCCGAGTACGCGCTGGCCGCCGATCACACCGTTTACAAGCTGCCGGAGAAGCTGGACTTCCAGCAAGGAGCTGCCATCGGCGTCCCGTACTTCACGGCCTATCGCGCTCTGCTCCACAG TGCCTGCGCGAAAGCTGGAGAAAGTGTTCTGGTTCACGGAGCTAGTGGAGga GTTGGACTAGCAGCGTGCCAGATTGCTAGAGCTTATGGCTTAAAGGTTTTGGGCACGGCCGGTACTGAGGAAGGACAAAGAGTTGTTTTGCAGAATGGAGCCCATGAAGTCTTTAATCACAGAGAAGATAATTACATTGACAAAATTAAG aaatctGTTGGTGAAAAAGGAATTGATGTGATTATTGAAATGTTAGCTAATGTAAATCTTAGCAACGATCTGAATCTTTTGTCCCAAGGAGGACGAGTAAta ATTGTTGGCAGCAAAGGTCCTATTGAAATAAATCCACGGGACACCATGGCAAAGGAATCTAGCATAAAAGGAGTTACTCTCTTTTCATCAACCAAG gaGGAATTTCAGCAGTTTGCAGCAGCCCTTCAAGCTGGAATGGAAATCGGTTGGTTGAGACCTGTAATAGGTTCCCAGTACCCGCTGGAGAAGGTGGCCCAGGCTCATGAGGATCTCACTCACAGCAGTGGAGCTGCTGGAAAAATGGTTCTTCTCTTAAAATGA